A single genomic interval of Arachis duranensis cultivar V14167 chromosome 7, aradu.V14167.gnm2.J7QH, whole genome shotgun sequence harbors:
- the LOC107459348 gene encoding serine hydroxymethyltransferase, mitochondrial, whose amino-acid sequence MAMALRRLSSTLNKQTYSLYRMSSSLSLQERDKARAAWVKQLNEPLEVIDPEIAEIIELEKARQWKGLELIPSENFTSVSVMQAVGSVMTNKYSEGYPGARYYGGNEYIDMAETLCQKRALEAFNLDPAKWGVNVQSLSGSPSNFQVYTALLKPHERIMALDLPHGGHLSHGYQTDTKKISAVSIFFETMPYRLDESTGYIDYDQLEKSAALFRPKLIVAGASAYSRLYDYARIRKVCDKQKAIMLADMAHISGLVSAGVIPSCFDYADVVTTTTHKSLRGPRGAMIFFRKGLKEINKQGKEVFYDYEDKINQAVFPGLQGGPHNHTISGLAVALKQAMTQEFKDYQKQVVSNCAVFSQSLLEKGYDIVSGGTDNHLLLVNLRNKGIDGSRVEKVLEAVHIAANKNTVPGDVSAMVPGGIRMGTPALTSRGFVEEDFKKVAEFFDLGVKLALQIKANTKGTKLKDFSAEMQSDAYQSDIAKLRHEVEEYAKQFPTIGFEVEKMKYGN is encoded by the exons aTGGCCATGGCTCTTCGTAGACTCTCCTCCACTCTTAACAAACAAACATATTCCCTTTATCGCATG TCTTCTTCTCTGTCGCTGCAAGAGAGAGACAAAGCTCGCGCTGCC TGGGTGAAGCAGCTCAACGAGCCTCTCGAAGTCATTGATCCTGAGATCGCCGAAATAATCGAACTCGAAAAAGCTCGTCAATGGAAG GGGCTGGAACTTATACCTTCGGAGAACTTCACGTCAGTGTCAGTGATGCAAGCTGTTGGATCTGTGATGACAAACAAATACAGCGAAGGGTATCCGGGAGCTAGATACTACGGAGGAAATGA GTACATTGACATGGCCGAGACCTTGTGTCAGAAACGTGCACTTGAAGCTTTCAATTTGGATCCAGCAAAATGGGGAG TTAATGTGCAGTCATTATCTGGCTCCCCTTCCAACTTCCAAGTTTACACTGCTTTATTGAAGCCTCATGAGAGAATTATGGCACTTGATCTTCCACATGGTGGGCATTTGTCACATGGCTATCAG ACTGACACCAAGAAGATATCAGCTGTATCTATATTCTTTGAAACGATGCCATACAGATTGGATGAAAGCACTGGTTATATTGATTATGACCAG TTGGAGAAAAGTGCTGCACTTTTTAGGCCAAAATTAATAGTTGCTGGTGCCAGTGCTTATTCCCGCCTTTACGATTATGCAAGAATTCGCAAG GTCTGTGATAAGCAGAAGGCAATTATGTTGGCTGATATGGCACACATCAGTGGATTGGTTTCTGCAGGTGTTATTCCTTCTTGTTTTGATTATGCAGATGTTGTGACAACCACAACACATAAGTCACTCCGTGGACCACGTGGGGCTATGATCTTCTTCAGGAAGGGTCTGAAAGAGATAAACAAGCAAGGGAAGGAA GTGTTCTATGACtatgaagataaaataaatcAGGCTGTTTTTCCTGGACTTCAAGGTGGTCCACACAACCACACAATTTCAGGCTTAGCAGTTGCACTGAAGCAG GCTATGACACAAGAATTCAAGGATTACCAAAAGCAAGTTGTCAGTAATTGTGCGGTATTCTCACAG AGTTTGCTAGAGAAAGGCTACGATATTGTATCTGGTGGAACTGATAACCATCTATTGTTAGTGAACTTAAGAAACAAG GGCATCGATGGCTCAAGGGTAGAGAAGGTGTTAGAAGCAGTTCATATAGCAGCCAATAAAAATACTGTTCCAGGGGATGTGTCTGCTATGGTTCCCGGAGGCATCCGAATGG GGACCCCTGCTCTCACATCAAGAGGGTTTGTTGAGGAGGATTTTAAGAAAGTAGCTGAATTTTTTGATTTAGGAGTCAAGTTAGCCTTACAGATTAAGGCAAATACCAAAG GTACGAAGTTGAAAGATTTTTCTGCAGAAATGCAATCAGATGCATACCAATCTGATATTGCAAAGCTCCGTCATGAAGTTGAGGAATATGCAAAGCAGTTCCCCACAATTGGCTTTGAGGTGGAGAAAATGAAGTACGGTAATTGA